One part of the Cyclobacteriaceae bacterium genome encodes these proteins:
- a CDS encoding patatin-like phospholipase family protein, with the protein MSTSILYAQKVALVLSGGGAKGIAHIGVLKALEENEIPIDFIVGTSMGGIVGGAYAAGFSPQQIEAMVLSEEFLRWVTGQPEKGYNFHYYGHEPSPDFLRLNLSLDSAGVFQFNPSLANDASLNYALTEIFSRASSVSKNNFDSLLVPLRVVAADVFSQNQVILSRGALSEALRATQTVPFFYTPIRVDGKYLFDGGVYNNFPVDVAQREFEPDVIIGSNVSSKVFNEYPYTEDEKLISRSLLYLLLDKSDPASIPESGVYIQSNLEPYTSFDFAYARAMIDSGFVQTLRQIGEIKQKIERRQSVDQIQKLRRTFYARSVPVQAESITFKNFNAQQRKYIRRIFNQQRDQVRPLSMPELKEGYFKLIAEPYFSNVFPTIQFNVEQNDYVLQLTRRPQKNFQVDFGGVMASRNISNMYLGLNYYYFNNALTHVYLGFQTGSFYKSLVANTRIDLPYLGRFYLQPEAVFNEWDYVEGTDLLQKTTPTVAKRFDRRLMMQAGWPLGNSIKATVVFGGFTNKDQYSNTKLFNSLDTLDVLNLIGYKTGFRLTVNDLNRKQYASLGKAYTLSAYYFHAHEKYTPGTTSLNQNVSSRDQQWFRVRATAEHYFSRGSFRPGYYADVVFSNQPFFQNYFGTIINTPAFFPIQDSRTLILENFRSTNYLALGARNVIVVRPRTLDLRVEGYLFKPLEYILQGQNQEAYTNTTLTTLFFAGSAGIVYHSPIGPVSLSANYYDDVENRFGVLFHVGFLLFNKHTLED; encoded by the coding sequence TTGAGTACATCTATCCTCTATGCACAGAAGGTTGCATTGGTTCTAAGCGGAGGTGGGGCAAAAGGTATTGCCCACATTGGTGTGCTTAAAGCATTGGAAGAAAATGAAATCCCGATTGATTTTATTGTGGGCACTTCAATGGGGGGCATTGTTGGTGGTGCCTACGCAGCCGGCTTTAGTCCGCAGCAAATAGAGGCCATGGTTCTTTCAGAAGAATTTTTACGTTGGGTAACCGGCCAGCCTGAGAAAGGATATAACTTTCATTATTACGGCCACGAGCCAAGTCCCGATTTTTTGCGCCTTAACCTTTCGCTGGATTCGGCCGGAGTTTTTCAATTCAACCCAAGCCTGGCCAATGATGCTTCCCTGAATTACGCATTAACCGAGATTTTCAGCAGGGCATCGTCAGTTTCAAAAAATAACTTTGATAGTTTGTTGGTGCCCCTTAGGGTGGTGGCGGCCGATGTATTTTCACAAAACCAGGTTATCCTTTCGCGCGGTGCACTCAGCGAGGCCTTGCGGGCTACACAAACAGTTCCTTTTTTTTATACACCCATTCGGGTAGATGGAAAATATTTATTTGATGGGGGCGTGTATAATAATTTTCCCGTTGATGTTGCCCAACGGGAATTTGAGCCAGACGTAATCATTGGCTCAAATGTTTCATCGAAGGTGTTCAACGAATATCCATATACGGAAGATGAAAAGCTGATTAGCAGGTCGCTGTTATACTTGTTGTTGGATAAATCTGACCCAGCCTCCATACCGGAGAGCGGAGTCTACATCCAATCCAATCTTGAACCTTATACTTCCTTTGATTTTGCATACGCCAGGGCCATGATTGATAGCGGGTTTGTACAGACGCTCCGGCAGATTGGTGAGATCAAGCAAAAAATTGAAAGACGTCAATCGGTTGATCAAATTCAAAAACTGCGAAGAACTTTTTATGCCCGTTCAGTTCCTGTACAGGCAGAATCTATAACCTTTAAAAACTTTAACGCACAACAACGAAAATATATCCGCAGGATTTTCAATCAACAACGAGATCAGGTTCGGCCACTAAGTATGCCCGAATTAAAGGAGGGTTATTTTAAATTGATAGCAGAGCCGTACTTCAGCAACGTGTTTCCTACTATACAGTTTAATGTTGAACAAAACGATTATGTGTTACAGTTGACCAGGCGACCACAAAAGAATTTTCAGGTTGATTTTGGTGGGGTAATGGCATCGCGCAACATCAGTAACATGTATTTGGGGCTGAATTATTATTACTTTAATAATGCCCTTACCCATGTTTATCTTGGTTTTCAAACAGGAAGCTTTTACAAATCATTGGTAGCCAATACCCGTATTGACCTGCCATATCTCGGAAGGTTTTATTTGCAACCCGAAGCAGTATTTAATGAATGGGACTATGTAGAAGGAACCGATTTGCTGCAAAAGACCACACCAACCGTAGCTAAGCGGTTCGACCGCAGACTGATGATGCAGGCCGGTTGGCCGTTGGGCAACAGTATAAAAGCCACCGTTGTGTTTGGCGGGTTTACCAATAAGGATCAATACTCCAATACAAAATTATTCAACAGCCTTGATACACTGGATGTGCTTAATCTAATAGGATATAAAACAGGCTTTCGGTTAACTGTAAATGATCTGAACAGAAAGCAATACGCATCATTGGGCAAAGCCTACACGTTAAGTGCATACTATTTTCACGCACATGAAAAGTACACACCCGGTACAACATCCTTAAACCAAAATGTGTCAAGTAGGGACCAACAGTGGTTTCGTGTTAGGGCAACAGCTGAGCATTATTTTAGCAGGGGGTCTTTCAGGCCAGGGTATTATGCCGATGTGGTTTTCTCTAACCAGCCCTTTTTTCAAAATTATTTTGGCACCATTATCAACACACCGGCATTCTTCCCGATACAGGATAGCCGTACACTCATACTCGAAAATTTCAGGTCAACCAACTACCTGGCTTTAGGTGCCCGAAATGTAATTGTTGTTCGCCCGCGTACATTGGACCTCCGTGTTGAGGGATACTTGTTCAAGCCATTGGAATACATCCTTCAGGGACAAAACCAGGAAGCCTACACGAACACAACCTTAACTACCCTTTTCTTTGCAGGATCTGCCGGCATAGTATACCACTCCCCCATTGGGCCTGTAAGTTTAAGCGCGAATTATTATGACGATGTAGAAAATCGCTTTGGGGTATTATTCCATGTAGGGTTTTTGTTGTTTAATAAGCATACCCTTGAAGATTAG
- a CDS encoding OmpA family protein, protein MRRYIPLLLLLTIPVFSGLAQTVQWASKVLEFSSELTPIQYSANQVLGKPNVLPAGGQNPNAWAPDKPNRKEFLKLGFDTPLSIQQVAVAESHNPSAISRVLLYDEAGKEYEVVTLNPGAVPIKAMMRNIFFEKTSYKVKAVKLEFDGAAVPDYYGIDAVAISDSNYPIVAFIPKPALLASGIVIEQLDENVNSEYSELNPILSPDGKTLYFSRRNHPGNIGGVNDKEDIWYSELGEDGKWQLAKNMGPQFNNPYPNFVNSISSMTPDGRTALMLLGNKYLDNGKMQAGVSVSTNVGGSWTKPKALNITNDYNFNEKANYFLANNRQTMILSVEREDSNGDRDLYVSFMKPDSVWTEPLNLGSVINTAGEESAPFLAADDVTLYFSSNGFSGYGGTDIYVSKRLDDTWTNWSDPENLGPEINSPLEDLFFNIPNNSDYAYYSRGVTETNMDIFRVKLPILRSPEPWVTVKGKLVDAETGKPIGAKIIYERLPDGTDVGIAQSNPETGEYEIKLPAGHLYGVRAEAKDHISESQNLDLRNITSDVVIANKDFTLQPIQVARIDENAQITLNNIFFDFDKAILKPESFPELNRIVTLMKERAGMNVSITGHTCDIGEENYNLGLSERRAKAVQKYLVDKGIDQGRIDVKFYGESQPTVPNTSMENRRKNRRVEFKIVKL, encoded by the coding sequence ATGAGAAGATATATACCCCTCCTGCTCCTTTTAACAATTCCGGTTTTTAGCGGGCTGGCGCAAACCGTTCAATGGGCATCCAAAGTGCTCGAGTTTTCATCCGAACTTACCCCTATTCAATATTCGGCCAACCAGGTTTTGGGAAAGCCAAATGTGCTGCCGGCCGGGGGGCAAAATCCTAATGCATGGGCACCGGATAAGCCAAACCGAAAGGAATTTTTGAAGCTGGGATTTGATACCCCCCTTAGCATCCAGCAGGTAGCCGTGGCCGAATCGCATAACCCAAGTGCCATAAGCCGGGTATTACTTTATGATGAAGCCGGAAAAGAGTATGAGGTGGTAACCTTAAACCCGGGAGCTGTTCCCATTAAGGCCATGATGCGGAATATTTTCTTTGAAAAAACTTCCTATAAGGTTAAGGCCGTGAAATTGGAATTTGATGGTGCTGCCGTGCCTGACTATTATGGCATTGATGCTGTGGCCATTTCTGATTCTAACTATCCTATTGTTGCGTTTATTCCCAAGCCCGCATTGCTGGCTTCCGGTATAGTTATTGAGCAGTTGGATGAAAATGTTAACAGTGAATACAGTGAATTGAATCCAATACTTTCACCTGATGGGAAGACGCTATACTTCAGCCGCAGAAACCACCCGGGAAACATTGGTGGTGTTAACGACAAAGAAGATATATGGTATTCAGAGTTAGGTGAGGATGGCAAGTGGCAACTGGCTAAAAACATGGGGCCGCAATTCAACAATCCCTATCCGAATTTTGTGAACTCTATAAGTTCCATGACCCCCGATGGCCGCACGGCATTGATGCTATTAGGTAATAAATACCTGGACAATGGTAAAATGCAGGCGGGTGTATCGGTAAGTACAAATGTGGGCGGTTCCTGGACAAAACCTAAAGCCTTAAACATTACCAACGATTATAACTTCAATGAAAAGGCAAATTACTTTTTGGCCAACAATCGCCAAACCATGATTTTGTCTGTTGAGCGTGAAGATTCAAATGGCGACCGCGATTTGTATGTATCGTTTATGAAACCCGATAGCGTATGGACGGAACCCCTAAACCTGGGCAGTGTTATCAATACCGCAGGTGAAGAGTCTGCCCCCTTCCTGGCGGCCGATGATGTTACTTTATATTTTTCATCGAACGGTTTTAGTGGCTATGGCGGAACGGATATATATGTATCCAAACGATTGGATGATACCTGGACAAATTGGTCTGATCCGGAGAACCTTGGCCCTGAAATTAACTCACCCCTCGAAGATTTATTTTTCAACATTCCGAACAACAGCGATTATGCTTATTACTCGCGTGGCGTTACCGAAACCAACATGGATATTTTCAGGGTTAAACTGCCCATTCTGCGTAGCCCCGAACCATGGGTTACGGTGAAGGGAAAGTTGGTAGATGCAGAAACCGGTAAACCTATCGGGGCAAAAATAATTTACGAGCGTTTACCAGATGGTACCGATGTGGGCATTGCCCAATCCAACCCGGAGACAGGCGAGTATGAAATTAAACTTCCGGCTGGTCACTTATATGGTGTTCGCGCAGAGGCTAAAGACCATATATCAGAAAGCCAAAACCTGGATTTAAGGAATATAACCAGCGATGTAGTAATTGCCAATAAAGACTTCACCTTGCAACCTATTCAAGTGGCACGCATTGATGAGAATGCCCAAATTACATTGAACAATATTTTCTTTGATTTCGATAAGGCCATTCTTAAACCCGAATCGTTCCCCGAATTAAACCGTATTGTCACCCTAATGAAAGAGCGTGCCGGAATGAATGTCTCTATCACTGGCCATACTTGCGACATTGGTGAAGAAAATTACAACCTGGGTTTGTCTGAACGCAGGGCAAAGGCCGTACAAAAATACTTGGTGGACAAGGGCATCGATCAGGGAAGGATTGATGTTAAATTCTACGGTGAGAGTCAGCCAACGGTTCCTAACACCAGCATGGAAAACCGTAGAAAGAACAGAAGGGTAGAGTTTAAAATTGTGAAACTTTAA